The sequence below is a genomic window from Thalassobaculum sp. OXR-137.
CGCTCCCGCTTCGCCAGCGTCATCGCGGTGAGGAATGCCGTCGCGCCGACCAGGATCAGGACGAAGATCGCCCAGCGCATCAGCGCATAGCCGCCGACCTCCCACAGCGCCGCCCCGAGCGTCGCCGCCGCCGCATTGGCGCCCATGAAGCCGAGCGCCAGCGCGCCGGAGATCGACCCGAAACCCTTGCGCCCCAGGATCTCCGCCGTCACCACCGGCCGGGTGATCGACGTCACCCCGTAGCCGGAGCCCTGGAAGAACACGAAGGCGGCCAGCAGGAACGGCCACGCCATCGACCCGATCAGCGAAAAGATCGCCGCGAGCATGAACAGGAAGGACACCGCGCAGATGATCTGCATGGAGAAGCGGCGCTCCATCGCCATCATCGCCACCCGTCCGGCGACCTGCATCGGCCCGATCATCGAGGCGGCCAGCACCGCCGTCGCCACCGCGACCCCCTGCTCGGCCAGCATCGGCAGCAGATGGGGGATGACCATCCCGTGGGTCAGCCCGATCATCGCGAAGGTCACGCCGAGCAGCCAGAAGGTCGGCTTGGCCATGGCCCGGCGCAGATCGGACGACCCGTCCGGCAGGGTCGAGCGTTCCTCCGTCTCCTCTTCGGGGGCCGGCAGGGCGGTGCCGTAACGGAACAGCGGGATGGCGACCACCAGGATGATCACCGCGAAGGTCAGCACCGCGATGCGCCAGCCATGGGCCTCGGCCACGAAACCGCCGAGGGGGAAGGACACGGTCCCGGCGAAACCGGCGATCAGGGTGATGCGGGTGATCGCCCGGCGCGCCTCGCCGCCCATCATCCTTGTGATGAAGGCGAAGCACGGCTCGTAGAGACAGCCGGACATGCACACGCCGATGCCGAGCCAGAGCGCGAAGAACTGCCAGGAGGCCTGTACCTGGCTCAACAGCCCGACCAGAAGGCCGCCGATCACCGCGCAGGTGGTCAGCACCGCGCGGCCGTGGCCCTTGTCGATGAGCTTGCCCATGAAGGGCGCGCAGACGGCGGAGCAGACCAGGGCGGCGGAGTAGGCGCCGGCCAGCTCGGTCTTCGACCAGCCGAGATCGGCCTCCCAATACGCGATCAGCGCCGGGAAGCTGTAGAACATCCCGGCCCAGACAAGAGTTTCGGCAATGGCGAGGGCGGCGACGCGTCCTGTGGGAAACG
It includes:
- a CDS encoding MFS transporter codes for the protein MTTSSSMAAAFPTGRVAALAIAETLVWAGMFYSFPALIAYWEADLGWSKTELAGAYSAALVCSAVCAPFMGKLIDKGHGRAVLTTCAVIGGLLVGLLSQVQASWQFFALWLGIGVCMSGCLYEPCFAFITRMMGGEARRAITRITLIAGFAGTVSFPLGGFVAEAHGWRIAVLTFAVIILVVAIPLFRYGTALPAPEEETEERSTLPDGSSDLRRAMAKPTFWLLGVTFAMIGLTHGMVIPHLLPMLAEQGVAVATAVLAASMIGPMQVAGRVAMMAMERRFSMQIICAVSFLFMLAAIFSLIGSMAWPFLLAAFVFFQGSGYGVTSITRPVVTAEILGRKGFGSISGALALGFMGANAAAATLGAALWEVGGYALMRWAIFVLILVGATAFLTAMTLAKRERAT